In Quercus robur chromosome 10, dhQueRobu3.1, whole genome shotgun sequence, a genomic segment contains:
- the LOC126702102 gene encoding uncharacterized protein LOC126702102 — protein sequence MCHDRVNKMAFNSKNLDAYDIALTSEELTKEKESVNQRSATRFRRSKSCPVKFGDNEIAFPRNNRPAEFRRFLGEHYIKPKSYVFDFLRLREEAYNSRKDRFVSIMKETSQFHLVVDTLIATVTFAAGITVPGGFIGREGPHPGTPVLMRNPAFKVFIITNTLAMMQSCSAAFIHLFKPLLFHEQNLGDFSFLVASLAFCLSISAMGAMMLAFVMGTYAVLMHSLGLAIANSVIGLFFFIPVFFVSIGCSHYLLELLRMGSSWIFDRFSDFWDCIVEGCEDLCAYIVYIFNRCR from the exons ATGTGTCACGACAGAGTAAATAAGATGGCCTTCAATTCAAAAAATCTTGATGCTTACGACATTGCTTTAACTAGTGAagaattaacaaaagaaaag gaatctGTAAATCAAAGGAGTGCAACTAGGTTTCGAAGGTCAAAGTCCTGCCCTGTCAAA TTTGGAGATAATGAAATTGCATTCCCTCGTAATAATCGTCCGGCGGAATTTCGAAGATTCTTAGGAGAACATTATATCAAACCAAAGAGTTATGTATTTGATTTCTTGCGGCTGCGGGAGGAAGCCTATAATTCCCGTAAAGATCGATTTGTTTCTATCATGAAAGAAACATCGCAATTCCATTTGGTAGTGGACACACTCATTGCAACCGTGACTTTTGCAGCTGGTATTACCGTGCCTGGGGGCTTCATAGGTCGAGAAGGCCCACACCCAGGCACTCCAGTTCTGATGAGAAACCCTGCTTTCAAAGTATTTATTATTACAAATACCTTAGCCATGATGCAATCTTGTTCTGCTGCCTTTATCCACCTATTCAAGCCACTATTGTTTCACGAGCAGAATCTTGGAGACTTTTCTTTCCTAGTGGCCTCACTGGCCTTCTGCCTTTCCATATCTGCTATGGGAGCAATGATGCTGGCATTTGTTATGGGCACATATGCTGTGTTAATGCATTCCTTGGGTCTTGCCATTGCCAATTCTGTCATCGGATTGTTCTTCTTCATCCCCGTCTTTTTCGTAAGTATTGGATGTTCACATTATTTACTCGAACTATTGAGGATGGGTTCGTCTTGGATTTTTGACAGGTTTTCGGATTTCTGGGACTGTATTGTCGAAGGTTGCGAGGACCTTTGTGCGTATATTGTCTATATTTTTAATCGCTGTAGatga
- the LOC126702101 gene encoding uncharacterized protein LOC126702101, whose product MCHDRVNKMAFNSKNLDAYDIALTSEELTKEKESVNQRSATRFRRSKSCPVKFGDNEIAFPRNNRPAEFRRFLGEHYIKPKSYVFDFLRLREEAYNSRKDRFVSIMKETSQFHLVVDTLIATVTFAAGITVPGGFIGREGPHPGTPVLMRNPAFKVFIITNTLAMMQSCSAAFIHLFKPLLFHEQNLGDFSFLVASLAFCLSISAMGAMMLAFVMGTYAVLMHSLGLAIANSVIGLFFFIPVFFVSIGCSHYLLELLRMGSSWIFDRFSDFWDCIVEGCEDLCAYIVYIFNRCR is encoded by the exons ATGTGTCACGACAGAGTAAATAAGATGGCCTTCAATTCAAAAAATCTTGATGCTTACGACATTGCTTTAACTAGTGAagaattaacaaaagaaaag gaatCTGTAAATCAAAGGAGTGCAACTAGGTTTCGAAGGTCAAAGTCCTGCCCTGTCAAA TTTGGAGATAATGAAATTGCATTCCCTCGTAATAATCGTCCGGCGGAATTTCGAAGATTCTTAGGAGAACATTATATCAAACCAAAGAGTTATGTATTTGATTTCTTGCGGCTGCGGGAGGAAGCCTATAATTCCCGTAAAGATCGATTTGTTTCTATCATGAAAGAAACATCGCAATTCCATTTGGTAGTGGACACACTCATTGCAACCGTGACTTTTGCAGCTGGTATTACCGTGCCTGGGGGCTTCATAGGTCGAGAAGGCCCACACCCAGGCACTCCAGTTCTGATGAGAAACCCTGCTTTCAAAGTATTTATTATTACAAATACCTTAGCCATGATGCAATCTTGTTCTGCTGCCTTTATCCACCTATTCAAGCCACTATTGTTTCACGAGCAGAATCTTGGAGACTTTTCTTTCCTAGTGGCCTCACTGGCCTTCTGCCTTTCCATATCTGCTATGGGAGCAATGATGCTGGCATTTGTTATGGGCACATATGCTGTGTTAATGCATTCCTTGGGTCTTGCCATTGCCAATTCTGTCATCGGATTGTTCTTCTTCATCCCCGTCTTTTTCGTAAGTATTGGATGTTCACATTATTTACTCGAACTATTGAGGATGGGTTCGTCTTGGATTTTTGACAGGTTTTCGGATTTCTGGGACTGTATTGTCGAAGGTTGCGAGGACCTTTGTGCGTATATTGTCTATATTTTTAATCGCTGTAGatga